A stretch of Brassica rapa cultivar Chiifu-401-42 chromosome A08, CAAS_Brap_v3.01, whole genome shotgun sequence DNA encodes these proteins:
- the LOC103848604 gene encoding probable purine permease 10 isoform X3 yields the protein MHGKESDPTVEEERNQTGESHSNRYKRWLLVSVYTFFVISGQSVATILGRLYYDNGGNSKWLATVVQLVGFPVLLPYYLLSSKTHTTTHRDDGKAVLHRNRVLVYLALGVLVGGDCYLYSIGLLYLPVSTFSLICASQLAFNAFFSYFLNSQKLTPIILNSLLLLTISSTLLAFNSEESNFKKVTRGQYVTSFICTIGASAGYGLSLSLQQLAFSKVLKRQTFSEVMDLIIYVSLVASCVSVVGLFASGEWETLSSEMDSYKLGKVSYVMNLVWTAVTWQVFNIGSTWLIFEISSLFSNAIGVLGLPVVPVLAVIIFHDKMNGLKVISMILAIWGFMSYVYQHYLDDKNLKKSLGIPTTGSSDSPEAKGSSAQKIQTPAS from the exons ATG CATGGAAAAGAATCAGACCCAAcagttgaagaagaaagaaaccaaaCAGGAGAATCTCACTCAAACAGATACAAACGGTGGCTCCTGGTGTCTGTCTACACATTCTTTGTCATTTCCGGACAATCAGTTGCTACAATTCTAGGAAGACTATACTATGACAATGGAGGAAACAGCAAATGGCTAGCAACTGTAGTTCAACTTGTAGGCTTTCCTGTTCTGCTTCCTTATTATCTCTTGTCAAGCAAAACACACACAACAACTCATAGAGATGATGGCAAAGCAGTCTTACATAGGAACCGTGTCTTAGTTTACTTAGCTCTTGGGGTTCTTGTAGGAGGAGATTGTTACCTTTACTCTATTGGACTGCTTTACCTACCCGTTTCTACCTTTTCTCTGATCTGTGCATCTCAGTTAGCCTTCAACGCTTTCTTCTCTTATTTCCTCAACTCACAAAAACTCACTCCAATCATTTTGAACTCTCTTTTGCTCCTAACTATCTCTTCCACCCTCCTTGCCTTCAATAGCGAGgaatcaaatttcaaaaaagtaACAAGAGGACAGTATGTCACAAGTTTCATATGCACCATTGGTGCTTCTGCTGGGTATGGTCTAAGCTTATCCTTACAACAGCTAGCCTTCAGTAAAGTCCTAAAGAGGCAAACTTTCTCAGAAGTCATGGATTTGATCATCTACGTAAGTCTAGTGGCCAGCTGTGTAAGCGTGGTGGGGCTCTTTGCTAGTGGAGAGTGGGAAACTTTGAGCAGTGAAATGGATAGCTACAAGCTTGGAAAGGTATCTTACGTTATGAACCTAGTGTGGACGGCTGTTACCTGGCAGGTATTCAACATTGGTAGCACGTGGCTTATCTTCGAGATTTCCTCTCTATTCTCAAATGCTATTGGCGTTTTGGGTTTGCCTGTGGTTCCTGTACTGGCTGTCATCATTTTTCATGATAAAATGAATGGGTTAAAGGTGATATCTATGATCTTGGCTATCTGGGGTTTCATGTCCTATGTATACCAACACTATCTTGATGACAAAAACTTGAAGAAAAGTCTTGGAATCCCAACAACCGGATCCTCCGACTCACCAGAAGCAAAAGGGTCAAGTGCGCAAAAGATACAAACTCCAGCGAGCTGA
- the LOC103848605 gene encoding purine permease 21, producing the protein MKGDQELQVIVQQGKEPNPTVQDGRNSVGSNHTNIYKRWLRVIIYTFFVISGQSVATILGRLYYDNGGNSKWLATVVQLVGFPVLLPYYLFSIKTHTTTHRDDDKAASHRNRVLVYLALGVLVGGDCYLYSIGLLYLPVSTFSLICASQLAFNAFFSYFLNSQKLTPIILNSLLLLTISSTLLAFNNEESNFKKVTRVQYVTSFICTIGASAGFGLVLSLQQVAFRKVLKRQTFSEVMDMIIYVSLVASCVSLVGLFSSGEWKNLSSEMDRYKLGKVSYVMNLVWTAVIWQVFNIGGTGLIFELSSLFSNAISALGLPVVPVLAVIIFHDKMNGLKVISMILAIWGFMSYVYQHYLDDKNLKKSIGIPTTGSSDSPEAKGSGGQKIQTSA; encoded by the exons ATGAAGGGTGATCAAGAACTACAAGTCATCG TTCAGCAGGGAAAAGAACCAAACCCAACAGTTCAAGATGGAAGAAACTCGGTCGGTAGCAACCACACAAACATATACAAACGGTGGCTCAGGGTGATTATCTACACATTCTTTGTCATTTCAGGACAATCTGTTGCTACAATTCTAGGCAGACTATACTATGACAATGGAGGAAACAGCAAATGGCTAGCAACAGTAGTTCAACTTGTAGGCTTTCCTGTTCTGCTTCCATATTATCTATTTTCAATCAAAACACACACAACAACTCATAGAGATGATGACAAAGCAGCCTCACATAGGAACCGTGTCTTAGTTTACTTAGCTCTTGGGGTTCTTGTAGGAGGAGATTGCTACCTTTACTCCATTGGACTACTTTACCTACCCGTTTCTACCTTTTCTCTGATCTGTGCATCTCAGTTAGCCTTCAACGCTTTCTTCTCTTATTTCCTCAACTCACAAAAACTCACTCCAATCATTTTGAACTCTCTTTTGCTCCTAACTATCTCTTCCACACTCCTAGCCTTCAATAATGaggaatcaaattttaaaaaagtaacAAGAGTACAGTATGTCACAAGTTTCATATGCACCATTGGTGCTTCTGCCGGATTTGGTCTAGTCTTATCATTACAACAGGTAGCCTTCCGTAAAGTGCTAAAGAGGCAAACATTCTCAGAAGTTATGGATATGATCATCTACGTGAGTCTAGTGGCCAGTTGTGTTAGCTTGGTGGGGCTTTTCTCCAGCGGAGAGTGGAAAAATTTGAGCAGTGAAATGGATCGCTACAAGCTTGGAAAGGTGTCGTACGTTATGAACCTAGTGTGGACGGCTGTTATCTGGCAGGTATTCAACATTGGTGGCACGGGGCTGATCTTTGAGCTTTCCTCTCTGTTCTCAAATGCTATAAGCGCTTTGGGACTGCCTGTGGTTCCTGTACTGGCTGTCATCATTTTCCATGACAAAATGAATGGGTTGAAGGTGATTTCTATGATCTTAGCTATTTGGGGTTTCATGTCATATGTCTACCAACACTATCTTGATGATAAAAACTTGAAGAAAAGTATTGGAATCCCAACAACTGGATCCTCTGACTCACCAGAAGCAAAAGGGTCAGGTGGGCAAAAGATACAGACTTCAGCCTag
- the LOC103848606 gene encoding probable purine permease 8, with protein MERTQDLYANGQQNIEANLADQEEMNNTMEIESSPIPQVQPKNCKRWLRISIYVFFVLSCQALSTILGRLYFENGGKSTWMGTLVQLIGFPVLFLFRFLSKTKTPKSTDISLRKFPSFITLGSVYIVTGLLVSANSYMSSVGLLYLPVSTFSLILASQLAFTAFFSYFLNSQKFTPFIVNSLFLLTISSALLVVNTDESQSTTNVSSRVKYVIGIICTIGASAGIGLLLSLVQLILRKVLKKHTVSTVMDLVAYQSLVASCVVLIGLFASGEWKTLTSEMENYKLGKAPYAITLASIAISWQVYTIGVVGLIFESSSVFSNSITAVGLPIVPVVAVIVFGDKMNTSKIFSIILAIWGFISFVYQHYLDEKKLKLSHTDHVGGPPLPVDEGRTNIQIV; from the exons ATGGAAAGAACTCAAGACCTCTATGCCAATG GTCAGCAGAACATAGAAGCAAACCTCGCAGATCAGGAGGAAATGAATAACACCATGGAGATCGAATCATCTCCCATACCTCAAGTTCAACCAAAGAATTGTAAAAGGTGGCTTCGTATCTCCATTTATGTATTCTTTGTCCTCTCCTGCCAAGCACTTTCCACAATTCTTGGAAGATTGTATTTTGAAAATGGTGGTAAGAGCACATGGATGGGAACACTTGTCCAACTAATAGGCTTCCCTGTTCTGTTTCTCTTCCGCTTCCTTTCCAaaaccaaaacaccaaaatCAACAGATATAAGTCTCAGAAAGTTCCCTTCCTTCATCACCCTTGGATCAGTTTACATTGTCACTGGACTATTAGTGTCTGCTAACTCTTACATGTCTTCTGTTGGGTTACTCTACTTGCCAGTTTCAACTTTCTCCCTCATCTTAGCGTCACAACTAGCCTTCACAGCcttcttctcatacttcctaaaCTCGCAGAAGTTCACACCGTTCATAGTCAATTCTTTGTTTCTTCTCACCATCTCCTCTGCTCTCCTTGTTGTCAACACTGATGAGTCACAAAGCACAACAAATGTTTCTAGTAGAGTAAAGTATGTGATAGGGATCATATGCACCATTGGTGCGTCTGCTGGCATTGGACTGCTTCTATCTCTAGTACAACTGATCCTCAGGAAAGTTTTAAAGAAACATACAGTCTCAACGGTCATGGACTTGGTCGCCTACCAATCTCTAGTTGCAAGCTGTGTGGTTCTCATTGGACTTTTTGCAAGCGGTGAGTGGAAGACTTTGACAAGTGAGATGGAAAACTATAAACTTGGAAAAGCACCATATGCTATAACTTTGGCCTCCATAGCTATTTCATGGCAAGTCTACACCATTGGTGTTGTGGGGTTGATCTTTGAGTCATCTTCTGTGTTCTCTAATTCCATAACTGCTGTGGGATTGCCTATTGTTCCTGTTGTGGCAGTGATAGTTTTTGGTGATAAAATGAATACGTCTAAGATCTTCTCCATCATTTTAGCTATATGGGGTTTCATTTCATTCGTCTATCAGCACTACctagatgaaaagaaattgAAGCTTAGCCATACAGATCATGTAGGAGGTCCTCCTCTACCTGTTGATGAAGGTCGCACAAACATACAAATCGTATAA
- the LOC103848604 gene encoding purine permease 21 isoform X2, with product MKGDQELQVIVQHGKESDPTVEEERNQTGESHSNRYKRWLLVSVYTFFVISGQSVATILGRLYYDNGGNSKWLATVVQLVGFPVLLPYYLLSSKTHTTTHRDDGKAVLHRNRVLVYLALGVLVGGDCYLYSIGLLYLPVSTFSLICASQLAFNAFFSYFLNSQKLTPIILNSLLLLTISSTLLAFNSEESNFKKVTRGQYVTSFICTIGASAGYGLSLSLQQLAFSKVLKRQTFSEVMDLIIYVSLVASCVSVVGLFASGEWETLSSEMDSYKLGKVSYVMNLVWTAVTWQVFNIGSTWLIFEISSLFSNAIGVLGLPVVPVLAVIIFHDKMNGLKVISMILAIWGFMSYVYQHYLDDKNLKKSLGIPTTGSSDSPEAKGSSAQKIQTPAS from the exons ATGAAGGGTGATCAAGAACTACAAGTCATCG TTCAGCATGGAAAAGAATCAGACCCAAcagttgaagaagaaagaaaccaaaCAGGAGAATCTCACTCAAACAGATACAAACGGTGGCTCCTGGTGTCTGTCTACACATTCTTTGTCATTTCCGGACAATCAGTTGCTACAATTCTAGGAAGACTATACTATGACAATGGAGGAAACAGCAAATGGCTAGCAACTGTAGTTCAACTTGTAGGCTTTCCTGTTCTGCTTCCTTATTATCTCTTGTCAAGCAAAACACACACAACAACTCATAGAGATGATGGCAAAGCAGTCTTACATAGGAACCGTGTCTTAGTTTACTTAGCTCTTGGGGTTCTTGTAGGAGGAGATTGTTACCTTTACTCTATTGGACTGCTTTACCTACCCGTTTCTACCTTTTCTCTGATCTGTGCATCTCAGTTAGCCTTCAACGCTTTCTTCTCTTATTTCCTCAACTCACAAAAACTCACTCCAATCATTTTGAACTCTCTTTTGCTCCTAACTATCTCTTCCACCCTCCTTGCCTTCAATAGCGAGgaatcaaatttcaaaaaagtaACAAGAGGACAGTATGTCACAAGTTTCATATGCACCATTGGTGCTTCTGCTGGGTATGGTCTAAGCTTATCCTTACAACAGCTAGCCTTCAGTAAAGTCCTAAAGAGGCAAACTTTCTCAGAAGTCATGGATTTGATCATCTACGTAAGTCTAGTGGCCAGCTGTGTAAGCGTGGTGGGGCTCTTTGCTAGTGGAGAGTGGGAAACTTTGAGCAGTGAAATGGATAGCTACAAGCTTGGAAAGGTATCTTACGTTATGAACCTAGTGTGGACGGCTGTTACCTGGCAGGTATTCAACATTGGTAGCACGTGGCTTATCTTCGAGATTTCCTCTCTATTCTCAAATGCTATTGGCGTTTTGGGTTTGCCTGTGGTTCCTGTACTGGCTGTCATCATTTTTCATGATAAAATGAATGGGTTAAAGGTGATATCTATGATCTTGGCTATCTGGGGTTTCATGTCCTATGTATACCAACACTATCTTGATGACAAAAACTTGAAGAAAAGTCTTGGAATCCCAACAACCGGATCCTCCGACTCACCAGAAGCAAAAGGGTCAAGTGCGCAAAAGATACAAACTCCAGCGAGCTGA
- the LOC103848699 gene encoding cyclin-dependent kinase F-4-like, with the protein MPQRGYFHRDLKSENMFSKNVIIKITDLGVAWEVHSNIQSMSRHAGTWHQTYRLQSYVYTSKVDMWAMGAILTKVVVSSLSLFEARYSLMCAV; encoded by the exons ATGCCTCAGCGTGGATACTTCCATCGTGATCTAAAGTCAG AAAATATGTTCTCTAAAAATGTCATCATTAAGATCACTGATCTTGGCGTAGCCTGGGAGGTCCATTCGAATATACAGAGTATGTCTAGACACGCTG GTACATGGCACCAGACGTACCGACTACAGTCATATGTGTACACGTCAAAAGTTG ATATGTGGGCTATGGGTGCTATTCTGACTAAAGTTGTTGTCTCTTCGCTCTCTCTCTTCGAAGCTAGATATTCTTTAATGTGTGCAGTGTGA
- the LOC103848608 gene encoding WRKY transcription factor 28 — MSNETKDLYNYQYPSSFSLYEMMNLPSSAQSSYGNNGFDHGLHSSPGAYDSLLQKTFGLSPPSSEVFNSSIDHESNRCATNDVTGETPTRVSTSSSSSEADHPGEDCGKSQRKRELAEDGREENRSSKTVNKTKKKEEKKEREPRVSFMTKSEVDHLEDGYRWRKYGQKAVKNSPYPRSYYRCTTQKCNVKKRVERSLQDPTVVITTYEGQHNHPIPTNLRGSSAAAAMYSANFMNPRSLTHDMFRTAALDYGYGQSGYGNVNANPSSHQEYRQGSEYELLKDIFPSNFFKQEP, encoded by the exons ATGTCTAACGAAACCAAAGATCTCTACAACTACCAATACCCTTCATCTTTCTCTTTGTACGAAATGATGAATCTCCCTTCTTCAGCTCAATCTTCTTATGGCAACAACGGTTTCGATCATGGCCTCCACAGTTCTCCGGGTGCGTACGACTCTCTACTTCAGAAAACTTTTGGCCTTTCTCCCCCTTCCTCGGAGGTTTTCAACTCTTCTATCGATCATGAATCAAATCGCTGTGCAACTAATGACGTTACCGGTGAGACTCCCACTAGGGTTTCAACATCTTCTTCCTCTAGCGAGGCTGATCATCCCGGCGAAGACTGCGGTAAGAGCCAGAGGAAACGAGAGTTGGCTGAAGATGGACGTGAAGAAAATCGAAGTTCTAAAACAGT AAACAAAACGAAAAAAAAGgaggagaagaaagaaagagagccACGAGTCTCGTTTATGACTAAAAGTGAAGTTGATCATCTCGAAGATGGTTATAGATGGAGAAAATACGGCCAAAAGGCCGTCAAAAATAGCCCTTACCCAAG GAGTTACTATAGATGCACAACGCAAAAATGCAACGTGAAGAAACGAGTGGAGAGATCATTGCAAGATCCAACAGTTGTGATTACAACTTACGAGGGTCAACACAACCACCCGATACCGACTAATCTCCGGGGAAGTTCCGCCGCGGCTGCTATGTACTCCGCTAACTTCATGAATCCGAGAAGTCTTACACATGATATGTTTAGGACGGCGGCTTTGGATTATGGATACGGACAGAGTGGTTATGGTAATGTGAATGCTAACCCTAGTTCTCATCAAGAGTATCGCCAAGGAAGTGAATATGAGCTCTTGAAGGACATATTTCCTTCCAATTTTTTCAAGCAAGAGCCTTGA
- the LOC103848604 gene encoding purine permease 21 isoform X1 — MKGDQELQVIVVQHGKESDPTVEEERNQTGESHSNRYKRWLLVSVYTFFVISGQSVATILGRLYYDNGGNSKWLATVVQLVGFPVLLPYYLLSSKTHTTTHRDDGKAVLHRNRVLVYLALGVLVGGDCYLYSIGLLYLPVSTFSLICASQLAFNAFFSYFLNSQKLTPIILNSLLLLTISSTLLAFNSEESNFKKVTRGQYVTSFICTIGASAGYGLSLSLQQLAFSKVLKRQTFSEVMDLIIYVSLVASCVSVVGLFASGEWETLSSEMDSYKLGKVSYVMNLVWTAVTWQVFNIGSTWLIFEISSLFSNAIGVLGLPVVPVLAVIIFHDKMNGLKVISMILAIWGFMSYVYQHYLDDKNLKKSLGIPTTGSSDSPEAKGSSAQKIQTPAS, encoded by the exons ATGAAGGGTGATCAAGAACTACAAGTCATCG TAGTTCAGCATGGAAAAGAATCAGACCCAAcagttgaagaagaaagaaaccaaaCAGGAGAATCTCACTCAAACAGATACAAACGGTGGCTCCTGGTGTCTGTCTACACATTCTTTGTCATTTCCGGACAATCAGTTGCTACAATTCTAGGAAGACTATACTATGACAATGGAGGAAACAGCAAATGGCTAGCAACTGTAGTTCAACTTGTAGGCTTTCCTGTTCTGCTTCCTTATTATCTCTTGTCAAGCAAAACACACACAACAACTCATAGAGATGATGGCAAAGCAGTCTTACATAGGAACCGTGTCTTAGTTTACTTAGCTCTTGGGGTTCTTGTAGGAGGAGATTGTTACCTTTACTCTATTGGACTGCTTTACCTACCCGTTTCTACCTTTTCTCTGATCTGTGCATCTCAGTTAGCCTTCAACGCTTTCTTCTCTTATTTCCTCAACTCACAAAAACTCACTCCAATCATTTTGAACTCTCTTTTGCTCCTAACTATCTCTTCCACCCTCCTTGCCTTCAATAGCGAGgaatcaaatttcaaaaaagtaACAAGAGGACAGTATGTCACAAGTTTCATATGCACCATTGGTGCTTCTGCTGGGTATGGTCTAAGCTTATCCTTACAACAGCTAGCCTTCAGTAAAGTCCTAAAGAGGCAAACTTTCTCAGAAGTCATGGATTTGATCATCTACGTAAGTCTAGTGGCCAGCTGTGTAAGCGTGGTGGGGCTCTTTGCTAGTGGAGAGTGGGAAACTTTGAGCAGTGAAATGGATAGCTACAAGCTTGGAAAGGTATCTTACGTTATGAACCTAGTGTGGACGGCTGTTACCTGGCAGGTATTCAACATTGGTAGCACGTGGCTTATCTTCGAGATTTCCTCTCTATTCTCAAATGCTATTGGCGTTTTGGGTTTGCCTGTGGTTCCTGTACTGGCTGTCATCATTTTTCATGATAAAATGAATGGGTTAAAGGTGATATCTATGATCTTGGCTATCTGGGGTTTCATGTCCTATGTATACCAACACTATCTTGATGACAAAAACTTGAAGAAAAGTCTTGGAATCCCAACAACCGGATCCTCCGACTCACCAGAAGCAAAAGGGTCAAGTGCGCAAAAGATACAAACTCCAGCGAGCTGA